The Labilithrix sp. genomic sequence AGTACGCCGCGATGTGCGGGTTGTTCGCGCTCGACGAGTCGTGGCCGAGGACCACGACGATCCGCGCGAAGCGGCGCGTGAGCCCGATCTCCTCGAGGACGGCGCCGACGCGCTCGGCCTTCTCCGCGATCGTGAACCCGCTCGCGTGCCCCTCCGCCACGTCGGTCTCCGCGCGCGGCAGCGCCAGGCGCGTCTTCGGGAGCGGGAGCACCCACGACTCGAGGCGCCTCCGCACCCGGCCCGCGACGAACGGCGCGAACACGGTGACGAGGAGCGGGAGCGCGGTCACGAAGCCGATGAGCGCGGTGACGAACGGACCCCAGACGATCGAGTGCGAGGCGCGCTCGAGCCCCGTGGTCATCGAGTCGAGGTGACGGCGCCGCCGCTCCCGTAGCGCGGCGAGGTCGATCTGCGACGCGACCGGCTCCTCGTGCACCTCGTGGTGCGGCGTCACGACGACAGGGCAGAGCGGGAAGGTCGAGGGATCGTCGATCCCCTGGTAGGCCATCGCGAGGTTGAAGAAGCCCGGCGATCCGAACGTCTCGTGCGCGAGCGAAGCCTCCTCGAAGTGGCGGCGGATCCCTTCGTTCCGATCGTCGATGCAGGTGACGATCTGGAAGCGCGGCGCGATCGCGTCGATCGCGTGCGGGCGCTGCGCGGCGAGGGCGTCGAGGAGGTCGTCGCGGTAACAAGCCTCGTACGCCTCGTGCCACACGCGGAGGCGGAGCGGTCGATCGAGCGCGGCGAGCAGCTCGAGGAGCGCCGGCGCGTGCGCCCCGACGTCGCCGGCGCCGATCCCGAGGTGCTGCGCGAGGAGGAACAGCGGCCACGCGCGATCGTGATCGCCGCTCGCCGGCGCGTCGCGGAGCGAGGGGAGCGTCGCCGCGAACGCGCGGAGCTCCGCGGCGGGCCCGCGATGTCCGAGCCGGCGTCCGATCTCGAGGAGCGCGAGGAGGTCGAGCGTCATCCGGACGGCGAAGAAGTCGACGAGCCGCACCGTGACGCCGTGGCGTCCCTCCGCCGCTTCGACGCGATGGAACATCCCCGCCCAGCCCGGGAGCTCGAGGAGCGCGCGCTCGATGAACGCCGGCACCTCGTCCGGCGCGATCCCGAGCTTCGCGATGACGTCCGCGATCGCGTCCTCCGCCGTCGCCGCCGCCGCGAGCCACGCGCGGAGCATCTTGCCGAGCGGCCGCAGCCACGACGCGCGCACCGCGTGGCCCGCGGAGAGGACGCGACAGAACGCGACGAACAGGCCTTGCTCGCGATCGGGCATCGACCACTGCGCCTGGCCCCGATCGAGGAACGCGCCGGCGAGGAGCACGAGGAGCGGATGCACGAGGTCGTTCGGATCGTCGCCGCCGACCTCCATCAGCGCGTCGCGCGGGAACCACGCGCGCGGAGCCGGCTCCTCGACGCCGCCTCGTATGGCCGCGCGGCACGCGGTCCAGAGCGCGGCGAGCCCTTCGCGCTCGATGCGTCCGCGCGCGACCTCGGAGACTCCGCGCGCGACGGCGCGCGTGGCGCCCTCCTCCGCGATCCGCCACGCGAGCCCGGCGGGGGTCTCCGGCGCGATGCCGTGGACGAGCACGGTGCGGGCGATCGATCCGGCGTCGGGGAGCCCGCCGCGCACCTCCGGGAGCCGCGGCACCGCGTGCTCCTCGATCGCGGCGACGAGCGCGGCCGCGGTGATGCGCCCGCTCGCGTGCGCCGCGCGGTAGGCGGCCTCGGAGAGGTAGCCGGCGCCGCCGAGCTTCGCGCCCGCGGCGGCGAGCGCGTCGTGGAACGAGAGGTGCTGGAACGCGTGCAGCGTGTTGTGATGGACGAAGACGTCGAGCGGCGCTTGGCTCGGCAGGAAGTGCGCTGCATCCGCGAGCGCCTTCGCGATCTCGCTGCTCTCGACGCGTGGCATGTCTTGCGAACGAGCTCCTATCTCTCGGCCCGATGCTGGTCGTAGTGGGCGCGGATCGCGTCGAGGATGGTCCATCCCCACGCCGGCCGCGCGACGATGAGGACGCTCGGCGGCGGCGTCAGCGTCTTGAAGCGCTGCGGGTGCGCGGTGACGAGGACGGGCAGCGCGGTCGGGCGGCGCTCGGCGAGCTCGGCGAGCGTGGCGACGACCTTCTCCCAGCGGAAGTCGTCCGGGAAGAGGACGAACGCCTGCGTGCTCGCCGGCGTCGACGCGACGCACTCGCGGAGGTCGCGCATGCAACGCGCCTCGACGCCGGCGCCGCGCAGGTAGACCTGCAGGTCGTCGAGGGTCGCTCGGTTCGTCGAGACGATCGTCACGCCGTCGCGCGGGCGCATCGCGGACCCGCCGAGCAAGGTCGATACCGCGCGGGTTTGTGCGCGCATTCGCTCCTGGGCGAGGGCGACGTGGCGCGGGTGGCGCCAATTTGACGTAGTATCGCGCGGACGGATCACGACAACATGACGTAGACGGCGGTCGTTTCGCTACGCTGGTCGCATGAAGCGTCGTTCCGACATCGTCCTCGAGCCCGTGATGGCCTCCGCGCTCATGCGCGAGCTGGACCGCACGGTGCAGG encodes the following:
- a CDS encoding DUF2309 domain-containing protein, with the translated sequence MPRVESSEIAKALADAAHFLPSQAPLDVFVHHNTLHAFQHLSFHDALAAAGAKLGGAGYLSEAAYRAAHASGRITAAALVAAIEEHAVPRLPEVRGGLPDAGSIARTVLVHGIAPETPAGLAWRIAEEGATRAVARGVSEVARGRIEREGLAALWTACRAAIRGGVEEPAPRAWFPRDALMEVGGDDPNDLVHPLLVLLAGAFLDRGQAQWSMPDREQGLFVAFCRVLSAGHAVRASWLRPLGKMLRAWLAAAATAEDAIADVIAKLGIAPDEVPAFIERALLELPGWAGMFHRVEAAEGRHGVTVRLVDFFAVRMTLDLLALLEIGRRLGHRGPAAELRAFAATLPSLRDAPASGDHDRAWPLFLLAQHLGIGAGDVGAHAPALLELLAALDRPLRLRVWHEAYEACYRDDLLDALAAQRPHAIDAIAPRFQIVTCIDDRNEGIRRHFEEASLAHETFGSPGFFNLAMAYQGIDDPSTFPLCPVVVTPHHEVHEEPVASQIDLAALRERRRRHLDSMTTGLERASHSIVWGPFVTALIGFVTALPLLVTVFAPFVAGRVRRRLESWVLPLPKTRLALPRAETDVAEGHASGFTIAEKAERVGAVLEEIGLTRRFARIVVVLGHDSSSANNPHIAAYSCGACGGRSGGPNARLFARMANRKEVRELLRARGIDIPSTTVFIGGVNDTCADRVVLHDVDEVPAELMPELSALQAALDDASKRHAHERCRRFASAPRRATAEEAWRHVEARGYDPSQARPELGHATNAACVVGRRTLTRGLFLDRRVLLSSYDPTGDVRGAVLERVLLAVGPVGAGINLEYFFSTTDNEIYGAGTKLPHNVTGLIGVMNGASSDLRTGLPRQMIEIHEPIRLQLLVEASLDAIAAVLARRSELRALVDNEWVRLAAIDPASGAIWLRRHGTFVPWSGARTEIPVVARSRDWYRGKSEHLRPARVLARESNGVDVRVTIGDFHDA